The following are encoded in a window of Tessaracoccus flavescens genomic DNA:
- a CDS encoding TIGR04053 family radical SAM/SPASM domain-containing protein: MNEHPSHVHPHSARKGVVRTLHHAAEERPHVLVWEVTRACQLACRHCRADAFTRADPRQLTTEQGKALLDDFAAYGTPRPIVILSGGDAFERDDLEELISYGTSIGLPIALSPSVTPLLTDERLASVREAGVKAFSISLDGATAATHDSFRGIDGTFDDSLAAAELVVRHGFRFQVNTTICRNNLRELPQILQTVKSMGAGMWYLLFLVPMGRGSNLEALDPQEMEDVLHWLHDVSDRIAVKVTEAPNYRRVALQRDDARSAGLPMPETGALHAWLTEETERLLGPVTDRRPPRPPIGVNSGRGFAFVDHIGDVYPSGFLPYRCGSVKEQSFREIYAEAPMMQALRDPSSYSGKCGVCEFNWICGGSRARAHAMLGDPLASDPTCAHQPEAWVAMQTAQAD; encoded by the coding sequence GTGAACGAACACCCTTCCCACGTCCACCCACACAGCGCGCGCAAGGGAGTGGTGCGGACCCTGCACCACGCCGCCGAGGAGCGTCCCCATGTGCTCGTGTGGGAGGTCACCCGCGCCTGTCAGCTCGCCTGTCGCCACTGTCGTGCCGACGCCTTCACGCGGGCCGATCCGCGGCAGCTGACCACCGAACAGGGCAAGGCCCTGCTGGACGACTTCGCGGCATACGGCACGCCCCGCCCGATCGTGATCCTCTCCGGTGGCGACGCCTTTGAACGCGACGACCTGGAGGAGCTGATCAGCTACGGCACCTCGATCGGCCTGCCGATCGCGCTCTCCCCGTCGGTCACCCCGCTACTCACCGACGAGCGGCTCGCCTCGGTGCGTGAGGCAGGCGTCAAGGCCTTCTCGATCTCGCTCGACGGCGCGACCGCGGCCACCCACGACTCGTTCCGCGGGATCGACGGAACCTTCGACGACTCGCTCGCCGCGGCCGAGCTCGTGGTGCGCCACGGTTTCCGGTTCCAGGTCAACACCACGATCTGCCGCAACAACCTGCGCGAACTTCCGCAGATCCTGCAGACGGTGAAGTCCATGGGGGCCGGCATGTGGTACCTGCTGTTCCTGGTGCCTATGGGCCGCGGCTCGAACCTCGAGGCGCTGGATCCGCAGGAGATGGAAGACGTGCTGCACTGGCTGCACGACGTCTCCGACCGGATCGCCGTGAAGGTGACCGAGGCGCCGAACTACCGCCGCGTCGCCCTGCAGCGCGACGACGCACGGAGCGCGGGTCTCCCCATGCCGGAGACGGGGGCCCTGCACGCCTGGTTGACCGAAGAGACCGAGCGACTGCTCGGGCCCGTCACCGATCGCCGCCCGCCAAGGCCGCCGATCGGCGTCAACTCCGGGCGCGGGTTCGCCTTCGTGGATCACATCGGCGACGTCTACCCCTCCGGCTTCCTCCCCTACCGCTGTGGTTCGGTCAAGGAGCAGAGCTTCCGCGAGATCTACGCCGAGGCGCCGATGATGCAGGCCCTTCGCGACCCGTCGAGCTACTCGGGCAAGTGCGGCGTGTGCGAGTTCAACTGGATCTGCGGCGGTTCCCGCGCCCGCGCCCACGCCATGCTCGGCGACCCGCTCGCGAGCGACCCGACCTGCGCGCACCAGCCGGAGGCCTGGGTGGCGATGCAGACAGCCCAGGCCGACTGA
- a CDS encoding T3SS (YopN, CesT) and YbjN peptide-binding chaperone 1, with protein sequence MSDYKDFDFDSTQKEAWEEFSRRLDEVLSVMDATADLTISVASASDDAPRPGIRFSITAPQQISAYVTGSAAGRATDREGELLAGLGWNEPTDAEPLFHTAVDQESSAELALLSTDTLADVFGVLHPIFLEPDQLAEILQVQGEWTPLAPRPLSREEMSLRTGSRIELDHLVDAVLRREFGHPPLRNEQGDVAIRVGSTMVFLRSTPDAAELVLFSPLVHDVSGRSRACEVLNDLNVESRFGRFSLHRDRVFVQLSVAAQPFVPAHLHQALRALSQIADGIDDELASRLGGRTTFQSS encoded by the coding sequence GTGAGCGACTACAAGGACTTCGATTTCGACAGCACCCAGAAGGAGGCGTGGGAGGAGTTCTCCCGACGCCTCGACGAGGTGCTGTCGGTGATGGATGCCACCGCCGACCTGACGATCTCGGTCGCGTCGGCCTCTGATGACGCCCCGCGCCCGGGCATCCGCTTCTCGATCACCGCGCCGCAGCAGATCTCCGCCTACGTGACAGGTTCGGCGGCCGGCCGGGCGACCGATCGCGAGGGTGAGCTGCTCGCAGGCCTCGGCTGGAACGAGCCGACCGACGCCGAGCCGTTGTTCCACACCGCCGTCGACCAGGAGTCCTCGGCCGAGCTCGCGCTGCTTTCCACCGACACTCTCGCCGACGTCTTCGGCGTGCTGCACCCGATCTTCCTCGAACCGGACCAGCTCGCCGAGATCCTGCAGGTGCAGGGGGAGTGGACGCCGCTCGCACCGAGGCCGCTCAGCCGGGAGGAGATGTCGCTCCGCACGGGCAGCCGGATCGAGCTCGACCACCTGGTCGACGCCGTGCTGCGTCGCGAGTTCGGCCATCCTCCGCTGCGCAACGAGCAGGGCGACGTGGCGATCCGGGTCGGCTCGACCATGGTGTTCCTCCGCTCGACGCCCGACGCGGCCGAGCTCGTGCTCTTCTCTCCGCTGGTGCACGACGTCAGTGGGCGCTCCCGGGCATGCGAGGTGCTCAACGACCTCAACGTCGAATCCCGGTTCGGGCGCTTCTCGCTGCATCGCGATCGCGTCTTCGTGCAGCTCTCCGTCGCGGCTCAGCCCTTCGTCCCCGCCCATCTGCATCAGGCGCTGCGCGCCCTCAGCCAGATCGCCGACGGGATCGACGACGAGCTGGCCAGTCGGCTCGGTGGCAGGACGACCTTCCAATCATCCTGA
- a CDS encoding endo-1,4-beta-xylanase, whose product MRTIRGPLLGGLTLAASATLLLSAPTAGADQATLRDAGPDRPLIGTAAWGQRDLIDYDRKNPTTYQQLIGAQFDSITPENDMKWAEIHPEEGVYDFSGADAVMEFAKRNGQQVRGHTLLWHSQNPAWVTEASATWTCDEARAVLKDHITTVVGRYKNKIYEWDVANEIYQDTWDVGGVRLRTNSNPFLKACADDPEALIGDAFRWAHKADPKARLFLNDYNAEGINEKTDAYYGLAKRLLADGVPLHGFGAQAHLSLQYDYDNGLEANLERFADLGLKVAITEADVRIPEVEGREPTDEEVAEHTNRHVKLLKACLDNEACTSFTVWGFNDAYSWVPQTFAREGWATLMTADGQLKPAFHAMVDTLEDAVTPRLPKACDKKPELRPCSFALPTPAGRANR is encoded by the coding sequence ATGCGAACCATCAGAGGTCCACTGCTCGGCGGCCTCACGCTCGCCGCCTCCGCGACGCTGCTCCTCTCCGCCCCGACAGCAGGGGCGGATCAGGCGACGCTGCGAGACGCAGGCCCGGACCGCCCCCTCATCGGCACCGCCGCGTGGGGCCAGCGCGACCTGATCGACTACGACCGCAAGAACCCGACGACCTACCAGCAGCTGATCGGCGCCCAGTTCGACTCGATCACGCCCGAGAACGACATGAAGTGGGCCGAGATCCACCCGGAAGAGGGGGTCTACGACTTCAGCGGCGCCGATGCCGTGATGGAGTTCGCCAAGCGCAACGGTCAGCAGGTTCGCGGCCACACGCTGCTGTGGCACAGCCAGAACCCGGCATGGGTCACCGAGGCGAGCGCCACCTGGACCTGCGACGAGGCGCGCGCCGTCCTCAAGGACCACATCACCACCGTCGTGGGCCGCTACAAGAACAAGATCTACGAGTGGGACGTGGCCAACGAGATCTACCAGGACACCTGGGACGTCGGCGGCGTCAGGCTGCGCACCAACTCCAATCCGTTCCTGAAGGCGTGCGCGGACGACCCCGAGGCCCTGATCGGTGACGCGTTCCGGTGGGCACACAAGGCCGACCCGAAGGCCCGGCTGTTCCTCAACGACTACAACGCGGAGGGAATCAACGAGAAGACCGACGCCTACTACGGCCTCGCCAAGCGCCTGCTCGCCGACGGCGTGCCACTGCACGGCTTCGGCGCCCAGGCCCACCTCAGCCTGCAGTACGACTACGACAACGGCCTCGAGGCCAACCTCGAGCGCTTCGCCGACCTGGGCCTGAAGGTGGCCATCACCGAGGCCGACGTCCGGATCCCCGAGGTGGAGGGCCGCGAGCCGACCGATGAAGAGGTCGCCGAGCACACGAATCGCCACGTGAAGCTGCTCAAGGCCTGCCTCGACAACGAGGCGTGCACCAGCTTCACCGTGTGGGGCTTCAACGACGCCTACTCTTGGGTGCCGCAGACCTTCGCGCGCGAGGGCTGGGCGACGCTGATGACCGCCGACGGCCAGCTCAAGCCGGCCTTCCACGCGATGGTCGACACCCTCGAGGACGCCGTCACGCCGCGCCTGCCGAAGGCGTGTGACAAGAAACCGGAGCTGCGGCCGTGCAGCTTCGCCCTGCCGACTCCTGCGGGCAGGGCCAACCGCTGA
- a CDS encoding pyridoxamine 5'-phosphate oxidase family protein: MTSEPGQGVTYFSRLDADECWALLAEAEVGRVAWAHAGGILVIPANYRIHDRTIEFQTTEGGALSRLVEPTVVAFEVDEIDAETAMGWSVLIQGQSGPAAVDSDERVSWLDGERPVWVAITPGQISGRVVSGTKRGGK; the protein is encoded by the coding sequence ATGACGAGTGAACCCGGCCAGGGCGTGACCTACTTCTCGAGGCTCGATGCCGACGAGTGTTGGGCCCTGCTGGCCGAAGCGGAGGTCGGACGGGTCGCATGGGCGCATGCCGGCGGCATCCTCGTGATCCCGGCCAACTACCGCATCCACGACCGGACCATCGAGTTCCAGACGACCGAAGGGGGAGCTCTCTCCCGCCTCGTCGAGCCGACCGTCGTCGCCTTCGAGGTGGACGAGATCGACGCGGAGACCGCGATGGGTTGGTCGGTCCTCATCCAGGGGCAGTCCGGTCCCGCCGCCGTCGACTCCGACGAGCGGGTCAGCTGGCTCGACGGTGAGCGGCCGGTGTGGGTCGCCATCACGCCCGGCCAGATCAGCGGCAGGGTCGTTTCCGGAACCAAGCGCGGAGGTAAGTGA
- a CDS encoding universal stress protein yields MTENNIPMDEQTPAPQEIHDDAYTAPQADGQAAEAKAPDAAQEQRHVPLVVVGVDGSDDGLRAVRFGANTVIRHGGELMLINAVDDTLMAGAWGVVYDPEVLQAAGVTANEQAKALALELGLAPDRLKTEVVMGSPGGVMARLSEVADLVVVGRRAASGLERMFVGSTSVAVVANASCPVVVISAAAHPTPVGTKGVVGVGLQTSPGGEATLKAAFEQAKRLGAHLEIVHAVQPPVGIFSRKLSPAQLDEQLRFAQGGIEALAEGLAKSFPEVEYEVLVAADSPINELVSRSASYDLLVLGVGESSIPGFGLGGLLRGLMAHAECPLYITRG; encoded by the coding sequence ATGACCGAGAACAACATCCCGATGGATGAGCAGACGCCTGCGCCGCAGGAGATCCACGACGACGCGTACACAGCGCCCCAGGCAGACGGACAGGCCGCCGAGGCGAAGGCCCCGGACGCGGCGCAGGAACAGCGGCACGTGCCGCTGGTGGTCGTCGGCGTCGACGGCAGCGACGACGGCTTGCGCGCCGTGCGGTTCGGTGCCAACACCGTCATCCGCCATGGCGGCGAGCTCATGCTGATCAACGCGGTCGACGACACCCTGATGGCCGGTGCCTGGGGCGTCGTCTACGACCCGGAGGTCCTTCAGGCCGCCGGCGTGACCGCGAACGAGCAGGCCAAGGCCCTCGCGCTCGAACTCGGACTGGCGCCCGACCGGCTCAAGACCGAGGTCGTGATGGGCTCGCCCGGTGGGGTGATGGCCCGCCTGAGTGAGGTCGCAGACCTCGTCGTAGTCGGTCGCCGGGCCGCCTCGGGCCTCGAGCGCATGTTCGTCGGCTCCACCTCGGTCGCCGTCGTGGCCAACGCCTCCTGCCCGGTGGTCGTCATCTCCGCCGCAGCCCACCCGACCCCGGTCGGCACGAAGGGTGTCGTCGGCGTCGGCCTGCAGACCTCGCCGGGTGGCGAGGCGACGCTCAAGGCGGCCTTCGAACAGGCGAAGCGGCTCGGGGCACACCTCGAGATCGTGCACGCCGTCCAGCCGCCGGTCGGTATCTTCTCGCGCAAGCTCAGCCCTGCCCAGCTCGACGAACAGCTCCGCTTCGCGCAGGGCGGCATCGAGGCCCTCGCCGAAGGGCTCGCGAAGAGCTTCCCCGAGGTCGAGTACGAGGTGCTCGTGGCCGCAGACAGCCCGATCAACGAGCTGGTCAGCCGAAGCGCCTCCTACGATCTGCTCGTGCTGGGCGTCGGCGAATCGTCGATCCCCGGGTTCGGGCTCGGCGGGCTCCTGCGTGGCCTCATGGCCCACGCCGAGTGCCCGCTGTACATCACGCGCGGATGA
- the hrpA gene encoding ATP-dependent RNA helicase HrpA yields the protein MTSSSRPTVEIEPSLPIAAEAERIAELIRDNQVVIVAGETGSGKTTQLPKICLLAGRERIAHTQPRRIAARTVAQRIAVECGVEIGDFVGYQVRFTRKVSAQTRIKVMTDGILLSELTHDRMLSRYDTIIIDEAHERSLNIDFLLGYLKQLLPKRPELRVIVTSATIDTQRFSEHFGGAPIVEVSGRTYPVELRYRDPVEGEDEIDAIVGAVEEIVTESSTGDILVFLSGEREIRDTADAIEALGTGLEVLPLFARLSSADQQRVFAPKARRRIVLATNVAETSITVPRIRYVVDTGTARISRYSSRTKVQRLPIEPISQASANQRAGRCGRVGPGVAIRLFSEEDFDSRPEFSDPEILRTNLATVILLMAQAGLGDVESFPFVEAPVVSHINDGIRVLSELGAIHPRKRHDRLRLTRTGRMLARMPVDPKLGRMLIEGARRNSLATVLVLVAGLTVPDVRERPAEFQAQADQLHRRFWGGVPGDEPELADASGEPKRHTAHTGTRHQSEQKVSLQGGDFEVLLNIWTYLRTKRRELSGSAFRRMCRAEYLNFVRFREWEDLVSQLKEATRELDLDTSGRGTMPEILTCLLTGLLSNVGLAEQERAQRQPGKRRPLTEYQGARGARFAIQPGSSMAKSTPPLVMAFELVETSRLWARTVAPITAEMVEQVGGHVITRTVSEPHWSSRSASVQANERITLFGVPIVAGRRTNYAADHPVEAREIFIRSALVEGEWETRNKLVTANRAVIADAVKLTDRMRRPDLLASDDALYAWYDARIPAEVVSGSTFDKWLRRTPADQWPRLTRDDVLVDPTALRPSDFPDRWKVGEHRLPVSYVYDPGAGSDGVTVTVRLELLNQLDDAAFSWQVPGLRRELATELIRSLPKQLRTNFVPAPDYSARALGWLSENPQAGSFTDALARALTALTGTVVQGSDFQPEQLGSHLRPTFVVIDNGREIARCTSLDHLSEKLSPKVAEKLTRSAGGLAATGQKAWTFGDIPAEISVAKGVVGFPALVDEGASVGLSVLDERAKADRSHVHGLRRLLTLTNPDPVKWVVSRLGRMEKLSLADSAYPTVPDLLADAWLKASEQLASEAGPIVSVRSAAAYEATALAVRQACPGRTLQVVNTAAHALAAVTEARVLIGSATTPTAKDVKGQLDNLFFNRFISATQDPWFSHLPRYAKGAVARLSAALTNPERDQRLQAEVDEMEDLYGELIDRQPQGPLSPRVEEIAFLIEEFRVSLFAQQLRTAVPVSAKRIRQAIRQAG from the coding sequence ATGACCTCCAGCTCCCGACCGACAGTAGAGATCGAGCCGTCGCTTCCCATAGCGGCGGAGGCTGAACGCATCGCCGAACTCATCCGCGACAACCAGGTGGTCATCGTCGCGGGTGAGACCGGCTCCGGCAAGACGACCCAGCTGCCGAAGATCTGCCTCCTGGCAGGGCGGGAGCGCATCGCACACACGCAGCCGCGCCGGATCGCCGCGCGGACGGTAGCGCAGCGGATCGCTGTCGAGTGCGGGGTGGAGATCGGCGACTTCGTCGGCTACCAGGTCCGCTTCACCAGGAAGGTGTCGGCGCAGACCCGGATCAAGGTGATGACCGACGGCATCCTCCTCTCGGAGCTCACCCACGACCGGATGCTGAGCCGCTACGACACGATCATCATCGACGAGGCCCACGAGCGAAGCCTCAACATCGACTTCCTGCTCGGCTACCTCAAGCAGCTCCTGCCGAAGCGCCCCGAGCTGCGGGTCATCGTCACCTCGGCCACGATCGACACCCAACGGTTCTCCGAGCACTTCGGCGGGGCCCCCATCGTGGAGGTCTCGGGCCGCACCTATCCGGTCGAGCTGCGCTACCGCGACCCCGTCGAAGGCGAGGACGAGATCGACGCCATCGTCGGTGCGGTCGAGGAGATCGTCACGGAGTCGAGCACGGGTGACATCCTGGTGTTCCTCAGCGGTGAGCGCGAGATTCGCGACACGGCGGACGCGATCGAGGCCCTCGGCACCGGACTCGAGGTGCTGCCGCTCTTCGCACGACTGTCCTCAGCCGACCAGCAGCGGGTCTTCGCGCCGAAGGCGCGGCGAAGGATAGTGCTCGCCACCAACGTCGCGGAGACCTCGATCACGGTGCCGCGGATCCGCTACGTCGTCGACACCGGCACCGCGCGCATCTCGCGCTACTCGTCGCGGACAAAGGTGCAGCGCCTGCCGATCGAGCCCATCTCCCAGGCATCGGCCAATCAGCGCGCCGGACGGTGTGGGCGCGTCGGTCCCGGCGTGGCCATCCGCCTGTTCTCGGAGGAGGACTTCGACTCCCGACCTGAGTTCTCCGACCCTGAGATCCTGCGCACCAACCTCGCCACCGTCATCCTGCTGATGGCGCAGGCCGGCCTCGGCGACGTGGAGTCCTTCCCCTTCGTCGAGGCCCCTGTCGTCTCGCACATCAACGACGGCATCCGGGTGCTCAGCGAGCTCGGCGCGATTCATCCTCGCAAGCGCCACGACCGGCTCCGACTGACCAGGACCGGCCGGATGCTGGCCAGGATGCCGGTCGACCCGAAGCTCGGGCGGATGCTGATCGAGGGCGCGCGTCGCAACAGCCTCGCGACGGTGCTCGTCCTCGTGGCCGGCCTCACCGTCCCGGATGTGCGGGAACGCCCCGCAGAGTTCCAGGCCCAGGCTGACCAGCTGCACCGCAGATTCTGGGGCGGGGTGCCGGGGGATGAGCCGGAGCTTGCCGACGCGTCGGGCGAGCCGAAGCGACACACAGCCCACACCGGAACGCGGCACCAGAGCGAGCAGAAGGTCTCCCTCCAGGGCGGCGACTTCGAGGTGCTGCTCAACATCTGGACCTACCTGCGGACGAAGCGTCGCGAACTCAGCGGAAGCGCGTTCCGCCGCATGTGCCGGGCCGAGTACCTCAACTTCGTGCGCTTCCGCGAATGGGAGGATCTGGTCTCCCAGCTGAAGGAGGCCACGCGCGAGCTGGACCTCGACACCTCCGGCCGCGGCACGATGCCCGAGATCCTCACCTGCCTGCTGACCGGCCTGCTCTCCAACGTCGGCCTCGCCGAGCAGGAGCGGGCGCAGCGGCAGCCCGGAAAACGGCGCCCGCTGACCGAGTACCAAGGGGCGCGGGGCGCCAGGTTCGCGATTCAGCCCGGGTCATCGATGGCGAAGTCGACCCCGCCGTTGGTGATGGCCTTCGAGCTCGTGGAGACCTCCCGGCTCTGGGCGCGCACCGTCGCCCCGATCACGGCGGAGATGGTGGAGCAGGTCGGCGGACACGTCATCACGCGGACGGTCTCCGAGCCCCACTGGTCGTCGCGTTCCGCCTCGGTCCAGGCGAACGAGCGGATCACGCTGTTCGGCGTGCCGATCGTCGCGGGACGCCGCACGAACTACGCCGCCGACCACCCCGTGGAGGCGCGCGAGATCTTCATCCGCAGCGCACTCGTCGAGGGGGAGTGGGAGACCCGCAACAAGCTCGTCACCGCGAACCGGGCCGTCATCGCGGATGCGGTCAAACTCACCGACCGGATGCGCAGGCCGGACCTGTTGGCCTCCGACGACGCGCTCTACGCCTGGTACGACGCGCGGATACCTGCCGAGGTCGTCTCCGGTTCGACGTTCGACAAGTGGCTGCGCCGCACCCCCGCCGACCAGTGGCCGCGGCTGACCCGCGACGACGTGCTGGTCGATCCGACCGCGCTGCGGCCCTCCGACTTCCCGGACCGGTGGAAGGTGGGGGAGCACAGGCTGCCCGTCAGCTACGTCTACGACCCTGGCGCGGGCTCCGACGGCGTCACCGTCACGGTCCGCCTCGAGCTGCTGAACCAGCTCGACGACGCCGCCTTCAGCTGGCAGGTACCCGGGCTGCGCCGCGAACTAGCCACCGAACTGATCCGTTCGCTGCCGAAACAGTTGCGGACCAACTTCGTGCCCGCCCCCGACTACTCGGCGCGGGCCCTCGGCTGGCTGAGCGAGAACCCGCAGGCCGGCTCGTTCACCGACGCGCTCGCCCGTGCGCTCACCGCGCTGACCGGGACCGTCGTGCAAGGCTCCGACTTCCAGCCTGAGCAGCTCGGTTCCCACCTCAGGCCGACCTTCGTGGTCATCGACAACGGGCGCGAGATCGCGCGGTGCACAAGCCTCGATCACCTGTCGGAGAAACTGTCGCCGAAGGTCGCGGAGAAGCTGACCCGCTCCGCTGGCGGCCTCGCGGCCACCGGGCAGAAGGCGTGGACGTTCGGCGACATCCCCGCCGAGATCTCCGTCGCGAAGGGTGTCGTGGGATTCCCCGCGCTCGTCGACGAGGGCGCGAGCGTCGGGCTGTCGGTGCTCGACGAACGCGCCAAGGCCGACCGGTCCCACGTGCACGGGCTGCGGCGGCTCCTGACGCTGACCAATCCGGACCCGGTCAAGTGGGTGGTCTCGCGCCTGGGGCGGATGGAGAAGCTCTCGCTCGCCGACTCCGCCTACCCGACGGTGCCGGACCTGCTCGCCGACGCGTGGCTGAAGGCCTCCGAGCAGCTCGCCTCCGAGGCGGGGCCGATCGTCTCGGTCCGCAGCGCGGCGGCGTACGAGGCGACCGCGCTCGCGGTCCGGCAGGCGTGCCCTGGCCGGACCCTCCAGGTCGTCAACACCGCCGCCCATGCGCTGGCCGCCGTCACGGAGGCCCGGGTGCTGATCGGCTCGGCCACCACGCCGACGGCGAAGGACGTGAAGGGACAGCTCGACAACCTGTTCTTCAACCGCTTCATCTCCGCGACGCAGGACCCCTGGTTCTCCCACCTGCCCCGCTACGCGAAGGGGGCCGTGGCGCGACTGAGCGCCGCGCTGACCAATCCTGAGCGCGACCAGCGGCTGCAGGCCGAGGTCGACGAGATGGAGGACCTCTACGGCGAGCTGATCGACCGTCAGCCGCAGGGGCCGCTGAGCCCGAGGGTCGAGGAGATCGCGTTCCTGATCGAGGAGTTCCGGGTCAGCCTCTTCGCGCAGCAGTTGCGCACGGCCGTGCCCGTCTCGGCGAAACGGATCAGGCAGGCGATCCGCCAGGCTGGCTAG
- a CDS encoding acyl-CoA thioesterase: MPKDVTELLSLFDLEQTGELTFRGPQPQTRMQRLFGGQVLAQTLIAAARTVDPLRIPHSLNAYFLRPGAPDQPLDFDIEVMRDGKTFSNRRVIARQGERVIFEMTTSFQFPEPGLDHSASTPTEVSPPDASPELADVLGRRFGAGVALISEWDALEVRLAARPAPTSNGGRMLAWVRTKEEMPDDALLNTAVLAYLSDMTLLSVTTVPHEVEFLSPKLQAASIDHAMWFHRPVHVDRWLLYDMISPSASNARGFAMGRLFQDDAAVASCAQEGLIRVLD, encoded by the coding sequence GTGCCGAAAGACGTGACCGAGCTGCTCTCCCTGTTCGACCTCGAGCAGACGGGCGAGCTGACCTTCCGCGGACCGCAGCCGCAGACCCGCATGCAGCGGCTCTTCGGCGGGCAGGTGCTCGCGCAGACGCTGATCGCGGCGGCGCGCACCGTCGACCCCCTGCGGATCCCGCACTCGCTCAACGCGTACTTCCTGCGGCCAGGGGCCCCCGATCAGCCGCTCGACTTCGACATCGAGGTTATGCGCGACGGGAAGACCTTCAGCAACCGCCGGGTCATCGCGCGGCAGGGGGAGCGGGTCATCTTCGAGATGACGACGTCGTTCCAGTTCCCCGAGCCTGGGCTCGACCACTCGGCGAGCACCCCGACGGAGGTCTCGCCTCCCGATGCGTCGCCCGAACTCGCCGACGTCCTGGGGCGTAGGTTCGGCGCGGGCGTCGCGCTGATCTCGGAGTGGGACGCGTTGGAGGTGAGGCTCGCCGCGCGGCCTGCGCCCACCTCCAACGGTGGACGGATGCTCGCGTGGGTGCGGACCAAGGAGGAGATGCCCGACGATGCGCTGCTCAACACGGCGGTGCTCGCCTATCTGAGCGACATGACCCTGCTCAGCGTGACGACGGTCCCGCACGAGGTGGAGTTCCTGTCTCCGAAGCTGCAGGCCGCCTCGATCGACCACGCCATGTGGTTCCACCGCCCGGTCCACGTCGACCGCTGGCTGCTCTACGACATGATCTCGCCGTCTGCCTCGAACGCGCGCGGCTTCGCGATGGGACGCCTCTTCCAGGACGACGCCGCCGTCGCCTCGTGCGCCCAGGAGGGCCTGATCCGCGTTCTCGACTGA
- a CDS encoding sigma-70 family RNA polymerase sigma factor, translating into MFTPARMRSTDGIDGKDAVGLYLDAIAKTPLLTAVGEVELARAIEAGLFAQKILDGEVTSSIQATDDELAEIAAEGERAMQQFVQANLRLVVSVARKYGRSQMPLLDLVQEGNTGLIRAVEKFDYAKGFKFSTYATWWVRQAISRGIAQQGRIVRLPVHVAEQVNQVSAVRRNLERQLGREPELAEIAEELGLEESKVVDLLRYSRDHVSLDAPVEADGDTALGDLIARETAPGPDEMVLDAEERARLEEMLSDLDERSQDVVRRRYGLLDGRQAKLADIGTHWGITAERVRQIERQALAQLRAAQGVAA; encoded by the coding sequence ATGTTTACTCCTGCTCGCATGCGAAGCACCGACGGAATCGACGGCAAGGACGCGGTGGGGCTCTACCTCGACGCGATCGCCAAGACGCCCCTGCTCACAGCTGTGGGCGAGGTCGAACTGGCTCGTGCCATCGAAGCCGGGCTCTTTGCGCAGAAGATCCTCGATGGCGAGGTTACCTCGTCCATCCAAGCCACCGACGACGAGCTCGCGGAGATCGCGGCCGAGGGCGAGCGCGCCATGCAGCAGTTCGTCCAGGCGAACCTGCGGCTCGTGGTCTCCGTCGCACGGAAGTACGGCCGTTCCCAGATGCCTCTGCTCGACCTGGTCCAGGAGGGCAACACCGGCCTGATCCGCGCGGTCGAGAAGTTCGACTACGCCAAGGGCTTCAAGTTCTCCACCTACGCGACCTGGTGGGTCCGCCAGGCCATCTCGCGCGGCATCGCCCAGCAGGGTCGCATCGTGCGGCTCCCCGTGCACGTCGCGGAACAGGTCAACCAGGTCTCCGCCGTGCGCCGCAACCTGGAGCGCCAGCTCGGCCGCGAGCCGGAACTGGCCGAGATCGCCGAGGAACTGGGCCTCGAGGAGTCGAAGGTCGTCGACCTGCTGCGCTACTCCCGCGACCATGTCTCGCTCGACGCTCCGGTCGAGGCCGACGGTGACACCGCGCTCGGCGACCTGATCGCCCGCGAGACGGCACCGGGTCCCGACGAGATGGTGCTCGACGCCGAGGAGCGCGCCCGCCTCGAGGAGATGCTCTCCGACCTGGACGAGCGTTCCCAGGACGTCGTGCGTCGCCGCTACGGCCTCCTCGACGGCCGCCAGGCCAAGCTGGCCGACATCGGCACCCACTGGGGCATCACCGCCGAGCGGGTGCGCCAGATCGAACGTCAGGCCCTCGCCCAGCTGCGCGCAGCTCAGGGCGTGGCGGCCTGA